The following are encoded together in the Tepidiforma bonchosmolovskayae genome:
- a CDS encoding ABC transporter ATP-binding protein, giving the protein MRWLLRLLPYLKAYRGQFILAWVCVILAGAFVMISPLLIKFAIDFGLQPVRDANGRLIGLEGNERLLILGASAIVAFAIARGAAAFGQQYLGETIGQNVAYDIRNRIYDNLQRLSFAYHDKVQTGQIMSRATQDVENIRIFFSMGLLRLSYIILMILISIVGMLVINWQLALVSFISLPILAWRSIVTSRRLRPMWLQIQQNQAEMTQIAEEALTGIRVVKAFAREDYESKKFADAAKRQADLSYQAALIQANNQPLLQGISAAQIALTVGFGSWLVSRGSLQAQDVLTFTLWLNLLQLPVRTLGFMINIIARAISSAERVFELIDAQSAVQEKPGAIPLTDVKGHVVFENVSFSYDNLSPVLSGINIDAKPGQVIALLGPTGSGKSTIVNLIPRFYDVTEGRILIDGIDIRDVTIDSLRRNIGIVQQDVFLFIGTIRDNIAYGKPDASQEEIERAAKAARIHDFIVSLPYGYDEWVGERGVTLSGGQKQRIAIARTLLLDPKILIFDDSTASVDTQTEFLIQQALQELMKGRTTFVIAQRLRTVMRADQIIVLDRGRIIQRGTHQELIQQEGLYRRIFELELKDQEEALGRPVAPVPGPGGAERPRPRVRGESEALPAERARLLAEGQAGGGA; this is encoded by the coding sequence GTGCGCTGGCTTCTGCGTCTGCTTCCCTATCTGAAGGCCTACCGCGGCCAGTTCATCCTCGCCTGGGTCTGCGTCATCCTCGCCGGCGCCTTCGTCATGATCAGCCCCCTGCTGATTAAGTTCGCCATCGACTTCGGCCTCCAGCCTGTCCGCGATGCGAACGGCCGCCTCATCGGCCTCGAAGGCAACGAGCGGCTCCTCATCCTCGGCGCCTCCGCCATCGTCGCCTTTGCCATCGCCCGCGGCGCCGCCGCCTTTGGCCAGCAGTACCTCGGCGAAACCATCGGCCAGAACGTCGCCTACGACATCCGCAACCGCATCTACGACAACCTCCAGCGCCTCAGCTTCGCCTACCACGACAAAGTCCAGACCGGCCAGATCATGAGCCGCGCCACCCAGGACGTGGAGAACATCCGCATCTTCTTCTCCATGGGCCTGCTCCGCCTCTCCTACATCATCCTCATGATCCTCATCTCCATCGTGGGCATGCTCGTCATCAACTGGCAGCTCGCCCTCGTCTCCTTCATCTCCCTCCCGATCCTCGCCTGGCGCTCCATCGTCACCAGCCGCCGCCTCCGCCCCATGTGGCTCCAGATCCAGCAGAACCAGGCCGAAATGACCCAGATCGCCGAGGAGGCGCTCACCGGCATCCGCGTCGTCAAGGCCTTCGCCCGGGAAGACTACGAAAGCAAAAAGTTTGCCGACGCGGCCAAACGCCAGGCCGACCTCTCCTACCAGGCCGCCCTCATCCAGGCGAACAACCAGCCCCTCCTCCAGGGCATCTCCGCCGCCCAGATCGCCCTCACCGTCGGCTTCGGCTCCTGGCTCGTCTCCCGCGGCTCCCTCCAGGCCCAGGATGTCCTCACCTTCACCCTCTGGCTCAACCTCCTCCAGCTCCCTGTCCGCACCCTCGGCTTCATGATCAACATCATCGCCCGCGCCATCAGCTCCGCAGAGCGCGTCTTCGAACTCATCGATGCCCAGTCCGCCGTCCAGGAAAAGCCCGGCGCCATCCCGCTCACCGACGTCAAGGGCCACGTCGTCTTCGAAAACGTCAGCTTCAGCTACGACAACCTCAGCCCCGTCCTCTCCGGCATCAACATCGATGCGAAGCCCGGCCAGGTTATCGCCCTGCTCGGCCCAACCGGCTCCGGCAAGTCCACCATCGTCAACCTCATCCCCCGCTTCTACGACGTCACCGAAGGCCGCATCCTCATCGACGGCATCGACATCCGCGACGTCACCATCGACTCCCTCCGCCGCAACATCGGCATCGTCCAGCAGGACGTCTTCCTCTTCATCGGCACCATCCGCGACAACATCGCCTACGGCAAACCCGATGCCAGCCAGGAAGAGATCGAGCGCGCCGCCAAAGCCGCCCGCATCCACGACTTCATCGTCTCCCTCCCCTACGGCTACGACGAATGGGTCGGCGAACGCGGCGTCACCCTCTCCGGCGGCCAGAAACAGCGCATCGCCATCGCCCGCACCCTCCTCCTCGACCCCAAAATCCTCATCTTCGATGACTCCACCGCCAGCGTGGACACCCAGACCGAGTTCCTCATCCAGCAGGCCCTCCAGGAGCTCATGAAGGGCCGCACCACCTTCGTCATCGCCCAGCGCCTCCGCACCGTCATGCGCGCCGACCAGATCATCGTGCTCGACCGGGGCCGCATCATCCAGCGCGGCACCCACCAGGAGCTCATCCAGCAGGAAGGCCTCTACCGCCGCATCTTCGAACTCGAACTAAAGGACCAGGAAGAGGCCCTCGGCCGGCCCGTGGCCCCCGTGCCCGGCCCTGGCGGCGCCGAACGCCCCCGCCCGCGCGTCCGCGGCGAATCCGAAGCCCTGCCCGCCGAGCGCGCGCGCCTCCTCGCCGAAGGCCAGGCCGGGGGAGGCGCCTGA
- a CDS encoding ABC transporter ATP-binding protein, producing MGMWGGAGAGGWSSGIGGQPGGPLGRAMMGRGADGWDDEYLGKVYDAKVVRRILPYLAEYKLQAVTAVACMVLSALASFFQPLLIGLTVQAGINHDTRRLFTILGVMLGLAVVQWLAAYGQQRTTAWMGNRILMKLRTQMYDHMQGLSLSFYDEMEVGRMISRLTSDVTVMQELLTSGSLTFFADIIGLTIIVVVLVNIDLTLALVTFAIVPPLVLVMVFWARHARQAFINVRIKVSTLYGTLAENVSGVKAVQSMSREDENARRFDRLNQDNRRANIWAGMLSAAIMPVIELSVAIATASVVIVGGLRALHAADVDVAHFFFVLTSFTLYVGRFFDPIRDLVLQYTMLQRAMAGGERIFQVLDTVPRVQDRPDAIELDHVEGRVDFEDVHFHYVEGVPILRGITLHVEPGETIALVGATGAGKTTITSLLMRGYDVTAGAIKIDGHDIRDIKRRSLTRHMGVVLQNPYLFSGTVRENIAYGRPEATQEEIERAAKAVGAHDFIMRLEHGYDTVLQQRGQNLSVGQRQLISFARAILASPRILILDEATAYVDTQTEVIIQRALRELLKNRTSFVIAHRLSTIREASRIVVLDKGQIAEIGTHEELLARGGIYANLYRMTYEQEQARQAAASVSEDEAFASRRRGEVFGGAAPQPAAGGQ from the coding sequence ATGGGCATGTGGGGCGGTGCAGGCGCCGGCGGCTGGAGCTCCGGCATCGGCGGCCAGCCGGGCGGCCCCCTCGGCCGCGCCATGATGGGCCGCGGCGCCGACGGCTGGGACGACGAGTACCTCGGCAAGGTCTACGACGCCAAAGTCGTCCGCCGCATCCTCCCCTACCTCGCCGAATACAAACTGCAGGCCGTCACCGCCGTCGCCTGCATGGTCCTCTCCGCCCTCGCCAGCTTCTTCCAGCCGCTCCTCATCGGCCTCACCGTCCAGGCCGGCATCAACCACGATACCCGGCGGCTGTTCACCATCCTCGGCGTCATGCTCGGCCTCGCCGTCGTCCAGTGGCTCGCCGCCTATGGCCAGCAGCGCACCACCGCCTGGATGGGCAACCGCATCCTCATGAAGCTCCGCACCCAGATGTACGACCACATGCAGGGCCTCTCCCTCTCCTTCTACGACGAGATGGAAGTCGGCCGCATGATCTCCCGCCTCACCAGCGACGTCACCGTCATGCAGGAGCTCCTCACCAGCGGCTCCCTCACCTTCTTCGCCGACATCATCGGCCTCACCATCATCGTCGTCGTCCTGGTGAACATCGACCTCACCCTCGCCCTCGTCACCTTCGCCATCGTCCCGCCCCTCGTCCTCGTCATGGTCTTCTGGGCCCGCCACGCCCGCCAGGCCTTCATCAACGTCCGCATCAAGGTCTCTACGCTCTACGGCACCCTCGCCGAGAACGTCTCCGGCGTCAAAGCCGTCCAGTCCATGTCCCGCGAGGACGAAAACGCCCGCCGCTTCGACCGCCTCAACCAGGACAACCGGCGCGCCAACATCTGGGCCGGCATGCTCAGCGCCGCCATCATGCCCGTCATCGAACTCTCCGTCGCCATCGCCACCGCCTCCGTCGTCATCGTCGGCGGCCTCCGCGCACTCCACGCCGCCGACGTCGACGTCGCCCACTTCTTCTTCGTCCTCACCTCCTTCACCCTCTACGTCGGCCGCTTCTTCGACCCCATCCGCGACCTCGTCCTCCAGTACACCATGCTCCAGCGCGCCATGGCCGGCGGCGAACGCATCTTCCAGGTCCTCGATACCGTCCCCCGCGTCCAGGACCGGCCCGATGCCATCGAACTCGACCACGTCGAAGGCCGCGTCGACTTCGAAGACGTCCACTTCCACTACGTCGAAGGCGTCCCCATCCTCCGCGGCATCACCCTCCACGTCGAACCCGGCGAAACCATCGCCCTCGTCGGCGCCACCGGCGCCGGCAAGACCACCATCACCTCCCTCCTGATGCGCGGCTACGACGTCACCGCCGGCGCCATCAAAATCGACGGCCACGACATCCGCGATATCAAGCGCCGCTCCCTCACCCGCCACATGGGCGTCGTCCTCCAGAACCCCTACCTCTTCTCCGGCACTGTCCGCGAAAACATCGCCTACGGCCGGCCCGAAGCCACCCAGGAAGAGATTGAGCGCGCCGCCAAAGCCGTCGGCGCCCACGACTTCATCATGCGCCTCGAGCACGGCTACGATACCGTCCTCCAGCAGCGCGGCCAGAACCTCTCCGTCGGCCAGCGGCAGCTGATCAGCTTCGCCCGCGCCATCCTCGCCTCGCCCCGCATCCTCATCCTCGACGAAGCCACCGCCTACGTGGATACCCAGACCGAGGTCATCATCCAGCGGGCCCTCCGCGAGCTCCTCAAGAACCGAACATCCTTCGTCATCGCCCACCGCCTCTCCACCATCCGCGAAGCCTCCCGCATCGTCGTCCTCGACAAAGGCCAGATCGCCGAGATCGGCACCCACGAGGAGCTCCTCGCCCGCGGCGGCATCTACGCCAACCTCTACCGCATGACGTACGAGCAGGAGCAGGCCCGCCAGGCCGCCGCCAGCGTCAGCGAAGACGAGGCGTTCGCCTCCCGCCGCCGCGGAGAAGTCTTCGGCGGCGCAGCACCCCAGCCTGCCGCAGGCGGCCAGTAA
- a CDS encoding hemolysin family protein, protein MDDPALIGLGLGGLVVLIGLNALFVAAEFAFVGVRRTRVEQLAASGQARARLLLGALRQLDATIAATQLGITMCGLALGWLGEPVLAGLIEPGLAEALAWAPARTAGIAATAVAFLLVTALVIIFAELAPKSIALARTEQVGLLVAPPVLVFARVFRPFVWFLHRSGALVVRALGIRQRSPAEESLDPEELELVIEASARAGLLSTSELMLARRALEFSAIQADQIMVPRTEVVAVEAGATLDEVLELVERHHHSRYPVYEESLDHIVGILEVKDLVALVRRGETEWRPLIRPAVAIPESVSVEVAVQAMRAKQVQIVVLVDEHGGTSGILTADEVPYRLLGRWLGGRAQGGETLRTLPSGNLLVSGLALIADVEDATGAELADEDYDTVGGFIMARLGRIPRVGDRVEVPGYQFRVMAMDGRRVDRVLVTRVGSGNGAASHGGGEGGRNAGV, encoded by the coding sequence ATGGATGACCCTGCACTGATCGGTCTGGGCCTCGGGGGCCTGGTGGTCCTCATCGGGCTGAACGCGCTGTTCGTGGCGGCGGAGTTCGCCTTCGTGGGGGTGCGGCGGACCCGAGTGGAGCAGCTGGCGGCTTCGGGGCAGGCGCGGGCGCGGCTGCTGCTGGGGGCGCTGCGGCAGCTGGATGCGACGATTGCGGCGACGCAGCTCGGCATTACGATGTGCGGGCTGGCGCTCGGCTGGCTGGGGGAGCCGGTCCTGGCGGGCCTCATCGAGCCCGGGCTGGCGGAAGCGCTGGCCTGGGCGCCGGCGCGGACGGCCGGCATCGCCGCCACGGCGGTTGCGTTTCTACTGGTGACGGCGCTGGTGATTATCTTCGCGGAGCTGGCGCCGAAGTCGATTGCGCTGGCGCGGACGGAGCAGGTGGGGCTCCTGGTGGCGCCGCCGGTGCTGGTGTTCGCGCGGGTGTTCCGGCCGTTCGTCTGGTTCCTGCACCGGTCGGGGGCGCTGGTGGTGCGGGCCCTGGGGATTCGGCAGCGGTCGCCGGCGGAGGAGTCGCTCGACCCGGAGGAGCTGGAGCTGGTGATCGAGGCGTCGGCGCGGGCCGGGCTCCTGTCGACGAGCGAGCTGATGCTGGCGCGACGGGCGCTGGAGTTCAGCGCGATCCAGGCCGACCAGATCATGGTGCCGCGGACGGAGGTCGTGGCGGTGGAGGCAGGGGCGACGCTGGACGAGGTGCTGGAGCTGGTGGAGCGGCACCACCACTCGCGCTACCCCGTGTACGAGGAGAGCCTGGACCACATCGTCGGCATCCTCGAGGTGAAGGACCTCGTGGCGCTGGTGCGCCGGGGGGAGACGGAGTGGCGGCCGCTGATTCGGCCGGCGGTGGCGATCCCGGAGTCGGTGAGCGTGGAGGTGGCGGTGCAGGCGATGCGGGCAAAGCAGGTGCAGATTGTGGTGCTGGTGGACGAACACGGGGGGACGAGCGGGATTCTGACGGCGGACGAGGTGCCCTACCGGCTGCTGGGGCGCTGGCTGGGCGGGCGCGCGCAGGGGGGCGAGACGCTGCGGACGCTGCCGTCGGGCAATCTGCTGGTGTCGGGGCTGGCGCTCATTGCGGATGTGGAGGACGCGACGGGCGCGGAGCTTGCGGACGAGGACTACGACACGGTCGGCGGGTTCATCATGGCGCGGCTGGGACGGATTCCACGGGTGGGCGACCGGGTGGAGGTACCGGGGTACCAGTTCCGGGTGATGGCGATGGACGGCCGCCGGGTGGACCGGGTGCTGGTGACCAGGGTGGGAAGCGGCAATGGCGCAGCCTCTCATGGAGGGGGCGAAGGCGGCCGAAACGCGGGGGTGTGA